The DNA window TTCTGAAGTGTTGAGCACACCCTGTCAGACACAGTGAAGTTCTGAAGTGTTGAGCACGCCCTGTCAGACGCAGTGACTTGTTTTTGGCTTTGTGCTGCTGGGATCACTTTTAAAAACAAGTCTTTtggacatgtttttaaaaatgagaagaGTTGGAAAACCAAGGCTGAGAAATAACCTGAACAGAAATCCAAAGCACAGAATCACAAAGATAACCAACAAAGCAATGCATAGGAAAGCAACGGCTCCCCAAGATTTAGAGAAACATACAACTCATGTCATTAATTCAGGACAGCATTTgacctgtatataaaaaaaacaagaaaaaaacaagaaaaaaacaaaacaaaagtaaacgtCCTGacctggaaacttttttttttttttaattacaaacagtgccaatttaaaaaaaaaaaaaattaaataagcttGCATAGGAAACAAAACTGACATGCAGAGGTGCTACTAGGTACATGCACGCGGTCGGCAATGTGGGTACTGTAACACAAACATAGTGCAAAACCCTGGCAGAAGGAGAGACACTCCCCCTGCCACAGGCCAGGAGAAGGGCTAGTGGAATCCCTCCAGCCCTCTCTCAACTTTGGTCCTCTGTAAACATCTACGCACACAGCCCCACACCCCACAGCCCCACCGCTCTCAGCAGCGATCAGCGAAGTTTGAGGTCGTCTCCGCTTCCCATGTTGGATCCAGGACTCGGGTCCTGCTGTCGCCTTGCCTGCgaacacacaaaatacagtactgctTAGATTTATAACAGAAAAACATCAAGGTATCTTTTATTGACGGAAAGAAAGTactaaaaggttttatttttttagtgccTTTTAGTACCATCCCTCTATGTTTATATAATAAATCTGAATTAGAAACATGGGATTGCATTCTGTTAGATCGCAGCCACTGGAATCTCATAAAACTGTTGATTCATGAAGTCTCAGAACAGTAAAATAACAGCAACAGTGCAGAACCAGTGCTAGAcactagagggcactgttggATCGTGGAAATGGAACGCACAGGTACAGCGCCCTATCACTTGTGTGAAAATATGGTAGAGGAGCTGGACCACGTGTGactgtttaattaaatgtatttatcttaaactatataaaaaaaaaaaaaaaaaaaaaaaaaaaaaattaaaggatgCTACTACAAGAATCTTACATTGAAACTGGTCTAGATAAAGAAAAGTTGTTGTCAGAATGTGTTTTGTTGATACAGGTTAAATAAAGCAAATGAAACAAGGATCAACACAattgagttttatatatatatctagctaTAGTTATAGCTGTATCTACGGCTCACACAACTCAGCGGCTGCAATACTGATTGAAGTTGCTGATCAGTAACCCTGTTTGCATGACACTGTACACCTCCAAATAGCAAACCAAGATCTGCAAGAGGTTAACCTCGGATTGAGATTCAAGTGACAATTCTGAaagaacccccctccccccacctcaAGCAGAGTTAAAACTCCCCTTGGTGTAGCCCACATGTGTCCAgtcccagtcctggagggccattccactccaggtttaacaggtacaattagATAATGAACTATATCAGGGTGGCTGGAGtgttaattggttcagttaagaaacagggttggaacaaagaccaggactgaaaGGGACAACTTTGGCCATCCCTGGCACAGCATTAGGAACTGGCTCATAAACTGAATACATCACAGGACCCCTCCACACAAACTGCCTTGCAGGGACCCCGATGGTAGAGGTCACTGGACAGCAGTGTGGATCACATCCCGACACAACCCGACAGACATCCGACACGCAGGAGATCCGAGTGGCGCAATTCCAGCATCCTGGGCAATCAATAGAGGCCAGATCAGGTCTGACAGATGGGGGAACGTAATCAAAAAGATCAAGcctaattatatattaataccaGGTACACTGTAAGCAGTGGTGTGCCTCGGTTTTAGCTTTGCCCAGCAGCTCATCTTCAATAAGGCATTTTTTCTGTTTGCGGATTCATTAAGTCGAGTGGAACTCAGTTATCTTTATATTTTGGTTCTTCATCGCAGAAAGGAATaccagtttattttattgtactatttcacctttttaataatgcttttttGTACATAGGAGTCTAAGTAaacagataattaaaataattaaaaacacacactattgtaatataatataatgtaacagCAGACCCCGATATCAATGTGATACGGTCATGTGAAATTTCTTTGCATCAGATAGTTTGGTTTGAATCACATGGTTTGTATTAGTCAGAAGTAACATCACATTgatatttacaatgtttcagtgAGGTAAACAGCCTGAAGAGATTTATACCGTGGTTAATCGAAGAGAAAAAAAGCCAGCCTAACTCTCTCAGAACAATAGGACATTATTGTGGAGCTGAATTCCTCTTGTGAGCTGCTCAACAGCATATCACATTTCCttgagttagtgtgtgtgtggatttgaGAAGCAGGCTGTGGCCAGCACTATAACACTGGATTAgagcttaaccctttcagtcctggggGGACCTTGGGGTCCCATTTTATCTTGGTGCCGTTTAGAAGTACTGACTGGACTTTACTAAAATTCTAGCATTTCATTTCActttcttcagctcgacaaattCAGGACTAAAAAGGGGCAGAAAGATACAGAATTAATTTGGTTGCACAGAGAATGAACTGCTCCCAGTTTGGGTCTACCTCAGCCTAACCCATTCACATACATGGTCTAGTAAAACGCCAGGGCGCAATACTAACTCAGTGCTAAAgtgcttttgaaaatgttcaAAAGAAGCTGGAATAgagtttgtttgttctttttaaaataatacaaccgACTGTTAAAGTAAAAGCGTTCGTGGTTTGGGAGAAAATGTGGGAGCAATCaagttaaaaagaagaaaattatacttcgagagagagagagaaagagagttgaaaaaactattttatgaAATTCATGTGTTGCCAAGCTGTTGACAAATTTCCCAGCTACCGTTGCAGGAGCCTCccggtggggggtggggggttcttTGAGGTCGTTTTTTGCTGTGAATCTGGTCTCCATTTAAAGTCAATTTGCATATATACAGCTCTTTTAAACATATTCAAAACACGCTCAGGGCACTGCTGAAAATCAACTTCAGCTCTCGGGAAGGGCTGGCTGATCTGCTCCAGCTGTGTGGAGAGGATGAAATGTACAGTGCATTGATCTGCAAGGAGGGGGCCCTGCTGGGCTTCACATTACAACTGAGGGGCGCAAATTTGCAGGAATTCCAACAGAATTCCATAGGATTGACATCGGAACAGCTTATGTTTTCTAGTTATTACGCATTtccattttttggtttttttaaactgCCTCTGATTCATCATGAATCCAAGCGGAACGTCATAGCATCAGTAACCAGCTATTGCAGTGGAATTTAACATCATTTTCAGTATTTGCAAATGATCTAGTATTTATTTGGAATGTGTGTGCTGTAAATTACTTTGCACCGCCAgggacatttttctttttgtttccgaTTCAAATAATGAGTAATAAACACATTCCTACAGTCTAGGTTTTACACAGTAATACAGAGCAGGAGCTATCTGCAGTCTGAAAACTGCAGTGTGAATTCTCAGCAGGGTGCTGAATATTCTCAAGGTCAGTGTCCTGAGCATTCCAAATCGGATTAGGCTGGAGGCTGAGCCGAGCTCCAGCTACGcaggtaaaatatttaaaaatcaggAGACCAACCCTGATCCTTGAGAGCCATCAACAGTCCAGGTTTTTgatccaaccaggtcctaaaaagacagaattgtatttttaaaaacgaGTATCGTAGCCCGGGTGTGCAGAATAATGAATTGCCACAGACTAAAGATCTAAAGACTTAGTGTCCGGGCAGCGGCTAGTGTTCACCGCAAAGCACAGCAGGGAGTAAAATGCAGACTTATGACCTGgttggaattttaaaaaaatatataattgacgGCATCCATTTATTTGTAACCCACAACGCTCTTGTATAATTGCAAGGTATTTCAGTCTGCTGTTCATGCCTTTCAGACTTTGTTCATGCTTAAATCTGAATTGAGAAAGAGGAACAGGATATACACAAAGACATACTACTGGAGGGGTGAAGAATCTCTCAAACACAGTTTCACTGAAGTGGATTGAAACGGTACAAAACATTCCCATTCACGTAACACTTCCAGCAGCAGAAAGGACACTTAAAGTCTCTCAAATAAAGTCTCTCAtataaattaaaacttaaatgctATGGTGAGTCTCTTCATAAACGCTATGGCGAGTCTCTTCATAAACGCTACGGCTAGCACCATGATTATTGCAACACCGACAAAGCCACTAACCAAAAGGTTTGCCTGCTTGAGTCCTCAAAGTTTTACCTTGCGGCTGAATTCTCTGATAAAAATGGAAGATATTGTCAGCATGCCGTCTGTGTTTCTCCATGAAGAGCCTGCCCTTACCTCCAAGTCCTCCCGATGAGACCGGTCTCTGTCATCAAAGTCTCGAGTCCTTCTCCTCTGCTCGTCGAAGGCCTGCTGCACTACAGTATCCTCTTGCTGTTCAGACACAAGGGGCAGAGCACGTTGCTTTAGTTCTGTGTGAAGAACTCCAAAACACTCCAAAACATCCGAAATCTTTACTGAACACATTtcaatttcttaaaaaaagaagatacatttacttgtttttacaaaatgcatCCTGCATATTGTGTTTAAGAAAAGTGTCTTGATTTTGACTAGCTACTCCAgttgattatttatttctttttttaaatcgtaGGTTTAACCCCATTATCAGAGCCCATTAGTACACTGGTTCACTGTTATTCattttaggttttttgtttttttttatagcactttcCAATGGAAACAAACTCTTCATTGTCTGTGGTGGAAAAAGCAGTTCACCAACAAGCGGgggctagtttcacaaagcagttctaGGTAGCAGTCTTTTGGATTTGATCATAAGATACTGTTTTTTGAAACGGGTACAAATAAGATAGCAATCTGCTAAGTGctagcagtgctttgtgaaactggcccctGATCTTCAATGTTTTAAGAGGCATCGCTTAGTCACAGCGTACAAACTGCCTGCAGCACACCCTCCCACTGTGCAGATGCTAGGAGCTGAAGGCACTGCTCTTAAGAGTCCCAGATTCTTCAAGCTCCCCCCACAGCAGCTAATCTTGAGGTTAGAAGTTGAGAAATAAGGGGTGGAGAGGGGTTCTTACAAATTTTCCTTGAGAACGAAGGATTACCACAGTAAATGCAtgttagtttttcatttatttatttaacgggGGCGAAAAGGTTTACACATGAGTTTTCAATTACATGGAAAGACACACTAAACTACACAAAAATGCATCACACCACATTAAAGATGCATTTTTGTATTCCAGAGGTTCACTATAACCGAGACACAATGCAGCCACTGTTACTGGTGCATAGCCTTTTTAATGAAGCACACAGTAAAAAGCGTATTTTAAAGTCCTAAAAGCAGAATGGGTGTATTTTACTCTACACTTGCCAACACACATGTTAAACAGATTGTGATCTTCAATAGCAGAATGTCCtgaccaagttttatcacaaagTTTCTTCTCTAGATGAGTCCGAGACATCCATCCCACCTTTATATTCCCTCACTCTCAATAACTAAAGAATGTCCGTAGCATTTTGCAAGTGTTCGGTGGAAGctctaatcaagctgagagtgCTTTTCTCGTGCACTCTCTGGGTCTGTtgaaagagtgcaagagaaagtacactctcaacttgattagtcATTAAATCTATCTAATAAACAGATGAAAAACTGATATtaacatattgtatttttaatagaacGTGCTgttgtttaaacatttcaaattcttTCTCAATATCGAATGCTTTCTCTGTAGTATCATCTTACCTGTGCTCTTTCTTCATCAAACTCCAGGACGCCCATACCATCCAGTCTCTGCAGGTCGATCCAGCCCTTCCAGAACACACAGACCCCGTTCAGGATCATGGGGGCGTTGAGGTGAACCtgcaacacacaccaacaccaaACATGCCGTCCATGAACCAGCCAGCGATCGAGACGCCAcgtttaaaaaccaaacaaaataaacttagCGCAGTTTAGAGTTCCTTTAAGACTTCAACTTAATTTCACAATCTTCAGCGCCGACAAAAAAAATCAGCACTGAATGGGTTAAAGGGAAAACATTGTAACCTTTtgtgcccagtgtccaatatattcatctttgagaaaataaacattcaatagGGACGGGAACATGCCCAGGAGAGTAAAGGGTTAACGAGGACCCCACCCTCAACCCTCCCACCCAGCTCCAACAACTGAAACCAAGGAAGGGCATCCCCAGTCATTACATTTCTTTCACTTAACCCACACAACGGCTAAATCTGAACAGCGACTCTAATTAGTACAAAAGATGAACTTCTTAAAACACTGAAGTGGATAATTGGCAACAGAAGGAGCCTATAAACACTGGAAATATTCATGGAAAGATATACATTTCAGCACAGAATTATAATTGCAGGGCATTCCTCACTTAAACACCAAACAGCAGACTCGTTTCCACTCGGAATGCAAGAGTTTTCCAAGTACTAATCCAATGCAAGCTCTTCTTGATGTTgggttttatttcatgtttactaTTGGCTTTATATAAAAGAAgtaaaaaatgtgtcaaacatGAAGTGATGTGGAAAATGTGGATTCCTGTAGTAACCTAACTCAGAGCAAGAGACCAGAGGGCACAGATATGGACAAATACCCAACTGTTATTCCAGTAGAAGGGGTAAGCAGTAATACAGTCCACTTTGGAGCACATTTTACTGCCACACCATGCATTAttatactgcatatatttgccCCTCCCCCCTACATTCAATTGTAAGTCTGTGAGTATTTCTAATGAGTTTATTAAACAGCTGATAATAAaacatcaacagcagcagcagctaatgCATGTTTTCTAGCTTGGCAAGGAAGGAGCCACTAAATAATACATAGGAGTTGAattccaaaagtaaaaaaaaaacacccaacacaCTGCCCTTGGCTTGCTTTGTGTAACTGCTATTTGCATCCAACTGAAACCTCAGCAACATCAAGGCCCCCAGCTGGTGCGCGTGGGAGTTCTATGCACAAACGTAAGGATGTCAATCAAAACCAAAGCTCAAGCTGGAACACAACGTCGTTTGAATATTGAAGTAGTTGTTGCAGGCCTGTCTGTGGTGATTCtggtgctggctgtgctggaAGGTGGAGTCGTCCTGGACTGCATTCCTCATTGGGTTACACAGCACACACTGGCTGGCCCAGGCACAGGCCACACTGCAGACGCCAAGGAGACCTTCTGAGAAAGGGGGAAAAAAccttcccacagtaaaagcatgtagCCAAGCATGGCAAactataggtaagcattgtaaagtttaCGGAGCTATGGACAGAGGAAAGCATATTAAACTGGGCAAATTATGCAtcgtataactatgggaaaagcatgggaaaactgcaaaattccTGTGgcaatttactgtggtaaacttttaaaaatgggGGCGGTGCGCTTCTTTCCAGTTAAAGCAGATCACTATTTTTCAACACGAAGGGACCgccatttaaaaacaagaaataaaatgatttgaaCAGTAGCAAACCAGCAAACCCCTCCGCAAGAACACAAGACAAGTTTGAGAAGGAGAAGAGGCCACTCAGCAGTCATGGGTTGTCCCATTCTTAGCACAACATTTCCCCCTACCTCGGGGATCACAATGAGAATTTCCCAGCAGCATCCaggttgtttcttgctagttttattccGCTTTATTATGGTATTTCCCTCTCTGGAAATATGAACTTGCATTTGCTTCAAAATTGGCAGTTTCAAAACCACGCATCTGCTCATGAACTCCAAAATACagtgtttcagttcagttcaggACTGGCCATTCCTGCGCAAGCGGGTTTACAGCCTTAATCTGAAAGAGTGACGAACCGCACTGGTCTACATACCAGACGATTTGAAAGGACCTTTCTTTGCCTTCCATTTTTACCTGAAGGAGAGCCTTTCGTAGCCTCAAAAGatgtgtatgtattttaatacatattttagcGGATCCTATTAAAGGAATGACCTTGTTCATACAGCCTCATCCTTCCCTGTGCACCCAAATTACAATCTAAAATACTTTCCAAGCATTTATAGAAACCAAATTAAAACAGAAGCAACATGTGCTGTgagtaaggctacgattttggcatGGTAATTTTTACTACATTTCACA is part of the Polyodon spathula isolate WHYD16114869_AA chromosome 13, ASM1765450v1, whole genome shotgun sequence genome and encodes:
- the LOC121325788 gene encoding core-binding factor subunit beta-like isoform X2; its protein translation is MPRVVPDQRSKFENEEFFRKLSRECEIKYTGFRDRPHEERQARFQNACREGRSEIAFVATGTNLSLQFFPANLHGEQRQTPTREYVDFERETSKVHLNAPMILNGVCVFWKGWIDLQRLDGMGVLEFDEERAQQEDTVVQQAFDEQRRRTRDFDDRDRSHREDLEARRQQDPSPGSNMGSGDDLKLR
- the LOC121325788 gene encoding core-binding factor subunit beta-like isoform X1 — protein: MPRVVPDQRSKFENEEFFRKLSRECEIKYTGFRDRPHEERQARFQNACREGRSEIAFVATGTNLSLQFFPANLHGEQRQTPTREYVDFERETSKVHLNAPMILNGVCVFWKGWIDLQRLDGMGVLEFDEERAQQEDTVVQQAFDEQRRRTRDFDDRDRSHREDLEDLVGSKTWTVDGSQGSGQGDSRTRVLDPTWEAETTSNFADRC